Proteins encoded within one genomic window of Novipirellula galeiformis:
- a CDS encoding pyridoxal-phosphate-dependent aminotransferase family protein, protein MPTSPFAPLNPRERILMGPGPSTVPARILRAMSAPTLGHLDPQFIEYMDETCQLIREVYQTKNLLSFPVSGTGMAGMEAIATNLIEPGDEVIVCINGVFGGRMKDNMERCGATVHTIEVPWGATFDKEAIAEAVQKYPKAKLVGIVHAETSTGAHQDLSGLAEIVHDAKMLLVVDAVTSLGGHELKVDEWGIDAIYSGTQKCLSCPPGLSPVSFSDRAIARIDARKTKVQSWYFDVSMLKNYYTGDGGRAYHHTAPINMIYALRESLAIVVEEGLQNRITRHREMHLLLREGLEALGFCYIPQHSLHTLNCVALPEGIDDAAIRSRLLNEFDIEIGGGLGIFAGKAWRIGLMGHSATKRNVRTLLAALGECI, encoded by the coding sequence ATGCCGACTTCCCCCTTCGCTCCGCTGAATCCTCGTGAACGCATCCTGATGGGGCCTGGGCCAAGCACGGTGCCGGCAAGGATCTTGCGTGCGATGAGTGCTCCGACGCTTGGACATCTCGATCCGCAATTCATCGAGTATATGGATGAAACATGCCAATTGATTCGTGAGGTCTACCAAACCAAAAACCTACTTTCGTTCCCCGTTTCGGGGACCGGCATGGCCGGCATGGAAGCGATCGCTACGAATTTGATCGAACCCGGTGACGAGGTCATCGTTTGCATCAATGGTGTCTTCGGTGGACGGATGAAGGACAACATGGAGCGTTGTGGGGCGACGGTTCACACGATCGAAGTCCCGTGGGGAGCAACGTTCGACAAGGAAGCGATCGCCGAAGCGGTGCAAAAGTATCCCAAAGCGAAATTAGTTGGCATCGTTCATGCGGAAACATCGACCGGGGCACATCAAGACCTGAGCGGTTTGGCCGAGATCGTGCACGATGCCAAGATGTTGTTGGTGGTGGACGCCGTCACCTCGCTTGGAGGTCATGAACTAAAAGTGGATGAGTGGGGCATTGATGCGATTTATTCGGGAACCCAGAAATGCCTTTCCTGTCCCCCCGGTTTATCGCCCGTTTCCTTTTCCGATCGCGCGATCGCCCGCATTGATGCGAGAAAGACAAAGGTCCAAAGCTGGTACTTCGATGTTTCGATGCTAAAGAACTATTACACCGGCGACGGAGGCCGCGCCTATCACCACACCGCTCCGATCAACATGATCTACGCGCTGCGTGAATCGTTGGCCATCGTCGTTGAAGAAGGATTACAAAATCGCATCACTCGTCATCGCGAGATGCACTTATTGCTCCGCGAAGGTCTCGAAGCCCTCGGGTTTTGTTATATCCCCCAGCATTCGCTGCACACGTTGAATTGTGTCGCGCTGCCTGAGGGGATCGACGATGCAGCGATACGAAGCCGACTTTTGAACGAATTCGACATCGAGATTGGCGGGGGACTGGGCATCTTCGCGGGCAAGGCGTGGCGTATTGGATTGATGGGACACTCGGCAACGAAGCGAAATGTCCGCACCTTGTTGGCCGCATTGGGCGAATGCATCTAA
- a CDS encoding nucleoside hydrolase, translated as MKLQLCALFVLLVAVCPGALFAQQRLDPVPLIFDTDIGNDVDDVLALGMIHSLQSRGECELLAVTITKDHELAAPFVDAVNTFYGRGDIPIGVCRSGVTPAPGKFNLLATQRDNGKLRYPHDLTSGNDAPDAVAVLRKSLADAKDGSVVIAQVGFSTNLANLLSSKADRVSPLSGAELIKQKVRLLSIMAGGFTNGRGEYNLIKDIPSAKVVVADWPTPMVWSGYAVGLSLAYPHQSILRDYGYVEHHPLVEAYMLYQPPPHDRPTWDLTSVLYGVRPDHGYFELSEPGQVLIADDGVTTFKAAANGRDRYILVRDDLRFKVLEALQLLSSQPPSK; from the coding sequence ATGAAATTGCAGCTGTGTGCCCTGTTCGTGTTGCTTGTCGCCGTTTGCCCGGGCGCGTTGTTTGCTCAACAACGCCTCGACCCTGTTCCGCTGATTTTTGACACTGACATCGGCAATGACGTCGACGATGTCTTGGCACTGGGCATGATCCACTCGCTCCAATCTCGTGGCGAATGCGAGTTGCTGGCTGTCACGATCACGAAGGATCATGAACTTGCGGCACCGTTTGTCGACGCAGTGAATACATTCTATGGTCGCGGAGACATTCCGATCGGCGTCTGTCGCAGCGGCGTGACCCCAGCCCCAGGGAAATTCAATTTACTCGCCACCCAGCGTGATAATGGCAAGCTCCGTTATCCACACGATTTGACCTCGGGCAACGATGCTCCCGACGCCGTGGCGGTGCTACGGAAGTCGCTTGCCGATGCAAAGGATGGTTCGGTCGTGATTGCTCAAGTCGGTTTTTCTACGAACCTTGCCAACTTGTTGTCGTCAAAAGCGGATCGCGTCAGCCCGCTCTCCGGCGCCGAATTGATCAAACAGAAAGTGCGTTTGTTGTCGATCATGGCCGGTGGTTTCACCAATGGCCGCGGGGAATACAATCTGATCAAGGACATTCCGTCCGCCAAGGTCGTTGTCGCCGATTGGCCCACGCCGATGGTATGGAGCGGATATGCCGTTGGGTTGTCACTGGCCTATCCTCACCAGAGCATCCTGCGTGATTACGGATACGTCGAGCATCATCCCCTCGTGGAAGCCTACATGCTCTACCAACCACCACCGCATGACCGGCCCACGTGGGATTTAACCAGTGTGTTGTACGGGGTGCGGCCCGACCACGGCTACTTCGAGTTGTCCGAGCCTGGGCAAGTGCTGATCGCCGATGATGGGGTGACGACGTTCAAGGCCGCTGCCAATGGTCGCGATCGTTATATTTTGGTTCGCGATG